In a genomic window of Nodosilinea sp. E11:
- a CDS encoding FHA domain-containing protein produces MTIHKLTLYFDEKFKDPVWADITYALEAPSGSRQGEWVFGRNPTCDVTINIRDVSRRHCVIAYSYAADRWTVQDLGSSEGTFIAGKRLAVGELHPIGIGDRLYLASNLVRVVEDEHDTVGEDSGPATISSNVPIDFIELLPKPEPPPPPPPPPPPEPQRTYADSAYLMAQWVISGQTVQGKIYRVVVAATGVAGFILMLDWLAN; encoded by the coding sequence ATGACGATCCATAAGCTGACGCTCTATTTTGATGAGAAGTTTAAAGACCCGGTTTGGGCAGACATTACCTATGCCTTAGAGGCCCCCAGCGGCTCACGGCAGGGCGAGTGGGTGTTTGGCCGTAATCCCACATGTGATGTCACCATCAATATTCGAGATGTGAGTCGGCGGCATTGCGTCATTGCCTACAGCTACGCTGCTGATCGCTGGACAGTGCAAGACCTGGGCAGCAGTGAGGGCACGTTTATTGCTGGCAAACGGTTGGCCGTGGGTGAGCTGCACCCGATTGGGATAGGCGATCGCCTTTACCTAGCCTCAAACCTGGTGAGGGTGGTTGAGGATGAGCACGATACGGTGGGCGAGGATTCTGGCCCTGCGACTATTTCTAGCAATGTGCCCATAGATTTTATAGAGCTTCTGCCTAAGCCGGAGCCACCACCACCACCACCACCACCACCACCACCAGAGCCCCAGCGCACTTATGCCGATTCGGCCTATTTGATGGCGCAGTGGGTGATCAGCGGTCAGACGGTGCAGGGCAAAATTTACCGGGTTGTGGTGGCGGCTACTGGGGTGGCTGGCTTCATATTGATGCTGGATTGGTTAGCCAATTAG
- a CDS encoding helix-turn-helix domain-containing protein, with translation MVDRKVIGVEGDPPMKQIREMLGLTQQEFAGRLGVAMSTLSRWENGKGKALLSSGQFKILLSDLEPHGITLKDLPDDLSRPAGQS, from the coding sequence ATGGTAGACCGAAAAGTGATTGGTGTCGAGGGAGACCCCCCGATGAAGCAGATCAGAGAAATGTTGGGGTTGACGCAGCAAGAGTTTGCCGGTCGGTTAGGCGTGGCTATGTCCACGCTAAGTCGATGGGAGAACGGGAAAGGGAAAGCATTGCTTAGCTCTGGCCAGTTCAAAATCTTGCTGTCAGACCTTGAACCGCACGGCATCACGCTAAAAGACCTGCCAGACGATCTCAGTCGTCCAGCAGGTCAGAGTTAA
- a CDS encoding VapE domain-containing protein: MPEHTSILMPEHRSEWEASAVLSDIIDRNVWSIDDPSDVDKLLNRNTDKRWKHSTDLAPGWAVAGVAPTTGERTFAGAQYKPDNPPLDPETKKPRKYFSPSRQALAPLFLEMEDRDYWPKLITDTSQAICICEGAKKAGALLTEGHPAISIPGVSTGGKLGRLRPELELFCAYGRVFYLFFDRDIIEKRQVRRALHNLGRMLAAKGAMVYVVEWDNKLKGIDDAIAAGVEVTERITAAPTLEEWKADTDENDTEAPEGEPCALARRYQMVSDRLKNRLRWNELKSQVELDGEPCDFDSLRLQLALLYNIQLPDADCTAICSHIARQQNFSPVAEYLNQCAKLYPADSELLDSLGPTFLGTTSELHQVYLRKTLISAVARAFWPGCKVDTVCILSGGQGVGKSSFWKILAGEEWFDDTVGSTSDKDERLKLHQSWFIEWAELEAVFKRKDISAVKAFITTQTDQVRPPYGRTVQEFKRPSIIVGSTNETEFLADATGNRRYWVIPVEIPMVPFQQLSVERDRIWGAVVHAFRSGERWELPHEMHQAAQEDALNYVTSDPWEKKILDYCEDFSEVNTADVLAVGLQLPYDRQGKREEMRVSNLLRINGWRSVRRLVNGRRPRYWINPKFGEKVGSGWSEEVQTHVNGGDQPNDQPNDQPPDQPTQNDNLETVDHRTSSKVTNLTNLTNQIPKRGNIQDESLCPDREVSIVLPPVGAKVEIKKGRYDGVAAWVVAHVDEKVAVKRDGWMITREYLPGEVEVLSDANG, encoded by the coding sequence ATGCCCGAACATACAAGCATTTTAATGCCAGAACACCGCTCAGAGTGGGAAGCCTCGGCGGTGTTGTCAGACATCATTGACCGCAACGTATGGAGCATAGACGATCCCTCCGACGTAGACAAATTACTCAACCGCAACACAGACAAGCGATGGAAGCACAGCACAGATTTAGCACCAGGGTGGGCAGTCGCTGGGGTTGCCCCCACTACAGGAGAGCGCACCTTTGCCGGGGCTCAATATAAGCCAGACAACCCACCCCTAGACCCAGAGACCAAGAAGCCCCGCAAATATTTCAGCCCTAGCCGCCAGGCCCTAGCTCCACTCTTTCTCGAAATGGAGGATAGAGACTACTGGCCCAAACTCATCACCGACACCAGCCAGGCGATCTGCATCTGTGAAGGGGCCAAGAAAGCGGGGGCACTACTCACCGAGGGCCATCCGGCGATCAGTATCCCTGGGGTGAGCACCGGCGGCAAGCTGGGGAGGCTACGGCCAGAGCTGGAGCTGTTCTGTGCTTATGGCAGAGTCTTCTACCTGTTTTTTGACCGAGACATTATCGAGAAACGCCAGGTGAGACGCGCCCTGCACAACCTGGGGCGAATGCTCGCCGCCAAAGGGGCCATGGTCTACGTGGTGGAGTGGGATAACAAACTGAAGGGCATCGACGACGCGATCGCCGCCGGCGTCGAGGTTACCGAAAGGATCACCGCTGCCCCCACTCTCGAAGAATGGAAGGCCGACACCGACGAAAACGACACCGAAGCCCCCGAGGGTGAACCCTGCGCCTTGGCCCGTAGGTACCAAATGGTTTCGGACCGCCTAAAGAACCGCCTACGGTGGAATGAGCTGAAATCTCAAGTAGAGCTAGATGGTGAACCCTGCGACTTCGACAGCCTTCGCCTACAGCTGGCACTTTTGTACAATATTCAGCTGCCAGACGCCGACTGCACCGCCATCTGTAGCCACATCGCCCGCCAGCAGAACTTTAGCCCCGTGGCCGAATACCTCAACCAGTGCGCCAAGCTCTACCCCGCAGATAGCGAGCTGCTTGATAGCCTGGGGCCAACGTTCTTGGGCACCACCAGCGAACTGCACCAGGTCTATCTGAGAAAAACGCTAATCTCAGCTGTGGCCAGGGCATTCTGGCCAGGTTGCAAAGTAGACACGGTCTGCATTCTCAGTGGTGGCCAGGGCGTCGGTAAATCCAGTTTTTGGAAGATTTTGGCAGGAGAGGAGTGGTTCGACGACACCGTAGGCAGCACCAGCGACAAAGACGAGCGGCTAAAGCTACACCAGAGCTGGTTCATCGAGTGGGCCGAACTTGAAGCGGTCTTTAAACGCAAAGACATTTCAGCGGTCAAGGCCTTTATCACCACCCAAACCGACCAGGTGCGGCCGCCCTATGGCCGCACGGTGCAAGAGTTCAAGCGACCCAGCATCATCGTGGGCAGCACCAACGAAACCGAATTCCTGGCCGACGCCACCGGCAACCGCCGCTATTGGGTCATTCCGGTCGAAATTCCGATGGTGCCCTTTCAGCAGCTGTCGGTCGAGCGCGATCGCATCTGGGGCGCGGTGGTTCACGCCTTCCGTAGCGGCGAACGGTGGGAGCTGCCCCACGAGATGCACCAGGCCGCCCAAGAAGATGCCCTCAACTACGTCACCAGCGACCCATGGGAGAAAAAGATCCTCGACTACTGCGAAGACTTCAGCGAAGTGAATACCGCCGACGTGTTAGCCGTGGGCCTGCAACTGCCCTACGACCGCCAGGGAAAGCGCGAAGAAATGCGAGTGTCCAACCTTCTGCGCATCAACGGGTGGAGGTCGGTCAGGAGGTTGGTCAACGGCAGAAGACCTAGATATTGGATAAATCCAAAGTTTGGAGAAAAGGTTGGATCAGGTTGGTCAGAGGAGGTTCAAACCCATGTAAATGGGGGTGACCAACCTAATGACCAACCTAATGACCAACCCCCTGACCAACCTACCCAAAACGACAATCTAGAAACCGTTGACCACCGGACATCTAGCAAGGTGACCAACCTGACCAACCTGACCAACCAAATCCCTAAGAGGGGAAATATCCAAGATGAATCTCTATGTCCCGATAGAGAGGTGTCTATAGTTCTTCCCCCGGTAGGGGCCAAGGTCGAAATCAAGAAGGGTCGCTATGACGGCGTGGCCGCCTGGGTGGTCGCCCACGTTGACGAAAAGGTAGCCGTCAAGCGCGACGGCTGGATGATCACCCGTGAATATTTACCCGGTGAAGTGGAGGTGCTCAGCGATGCCAATGGATAG
- a CDS encoding HNH endonuclease signature motif containing protein: MPMDRSRYPENWEEIALQVKVAAGWRCSGCGRPCRVTGQGWEDFSDLALGYWAEDLDHPQRFTLTVAHLDQNPSNNDPSNLRALCAPCHLRHDAPYRKANSIAKRERAGQLPLLGGAIDG; the protein is encoded by the coding sequence ATGCCAATGGATAGAAGCCGATACCCCGAGAACTGGGAAGAAATAGCACTTCAAGTTAAAGTCGCCGCTGGGTGGAGATGCTCTGGTTGTGGCAGGCCCTGCCGCGTCACTGGCCAGGGCTGGGAAGATTTTTCGGACCTGGCCCTAGGTTACTGGGCTGAAGACCTCGACCACCCCCAGCGCTTTACGCTCACGGTCGCCCACCTCGACCAAAACCCCAGCAATAACGACCCCAGCAACCTGCGGGCACTCTGCGCCCCCTGCCACCTGCGCCACGATGCCCCCTACCGCAAAGCCAACAGCATCGCCAAACGCGAGAGAGCTGGGCAATTGCCTCTACTGGGAGGTGCGATCGATGGGTAG
- a CDS encoding creatininase family protein, translating into MHNPIPPHRYFPYLTWTEIEAMPDRENVVIVQPMGAIEQHGPHLPLAVDSAICTTVLGQALAELNPAIPAYSLPPLYYGKSNEHWHFPGTITLSAETLLRVIHDVAESVYRAGFRKLVLLNAHGGQPQVLEIAARDLHLAHPDLMVFPLFVWAVPNCAGELLSQKELELGIHAGDAETSLMLSILPEQVRMELAQTEFPQGLPTESWLTMEGALPFAWVTRDLSASGVLGDPTVATVEKGDRLLESLAQGWVTVLEDIYRFQQPQARLDLPQVP; encoded by the coding sequence ATGCACAATCCTATTCCTCCCCATCGCTACTTCCCCTACCTGACTTGGACTGAGATTGAGGCGATGCCCGATCGCGAGAATGTGGTGATTGTGCAGCCGATGGGAGCGATCGAGCAGCACGGCCCCCATTTGCCGTTAGCTGTCGACAGTGCGATTTGCACTACGGTGTTGGGTCAGGCCCTGGCAGAGTTGAATCCGGCTATTCCGGCCTATAGCCTGCCGCCGCTGTACTACGGCAAATCGAACGAGCACTGGCACTTTCCAGGCACCATCACCCTGTCGGCAGAAACGCTGCTACGGGTGATCCATGACGTGGCCGAGAGTGTGTATCGGGCCGGGTTTCGCAAGCTGGTGCTGCTCAATGCCCACGGTGGCCAACCCCAGGTGCTAGAGATTGCCGCCCGCGATCTGCACTTGGCCCATCCCGATTTGATGGTGTTCCCACTGTTTGTGTGGGCGGTGCCCAACTGCGCCGGAGAGTTGCTGAGCCAGAAAGAACTGGAGCTGGGTATCCATGCCGGAGATGCCGAAACTAGCCTGATGCTGTCCATTCTGCCTGAGCAGGTGCGGATGGAGCTGGCCCAGACGGAATTTCCCCAGGGGTTGCCCACCGAGAGCTGGCTGACGATGGAAGGGGCGCTGCCCTTTGCTTGGGTGACCCGCGACCTGAGCGCCAGCGGTGTGTTGGGCGACCCGACTGTGGCTACGGTAGAAAAGGGCGATCGCCTGCTGGAGTCGTTAGCTCAGGGCTGGGTAACAGTGCTGGAAGATATTTATCGGTTTCAGCAGCCCCAGGCCAGGCTGGATTTGCCGCAGGTTCCTTAG
- a CDS encoding DUF4278 domain-containing protein yields MSLKYRGVDYEPAAAQVAISEEVIGRYRGAVATRHLAKQVKADHPQGLRYRGAAVN; encoded by the coding sequence ATGTCCTTGAAATATCGTGGCGTTGATTACGAACCTGCTGCTGCCCAGGTAGCTATTTCTGAAGAAGTCATTGGTCGTTACCGTGGCGCAGTGGCTACTCGCCACCTAGCGAAACAGGTTAAGGCCGATCACCCCCAAGGGCTAAGGTACCGTGGGGCTGCGGTTAACTAG
- a CDS encoding HAMP domain-containing sensor histidine kinase encodes MIIGIYLLGLVTGALLLIWQQRRQRRREQRLVATLKATDWPTALGQVEKLVQTHPQQQRQLRSLGTSRDTLEHILQNAPIGYLQVDEENQLVWCNAQANRLLKMNQPLTGPVQRRRLLLEVARSYELDALIEEAREQQACCQQEWMLYQISPDPLHPKEEPTYPLRGYAIPLGNGEVGVFLENRQEAALLVQQRDRWTSDVAHELKTPLTSIRLVAETLQPRVDEAQRRWLDRLVNETIRLSNLVEDLLNLSRLQGDQFQGLNLKPVDLPQMVQRAWLSLEPLAQVKQLDLAYVGPSQCLVNLDEPLFHRVLLNLLDNAIKHSPSGATIYARLIVPAIALTPDLEADSEAPAGLILEVIDMGSGFSPKDLPYIFDRFYRADPSRTRNTANTDLRPVDPGLTPTLSRGSGLGLAIVSQIIEAHNGTITAANHPDLGGAWLQLELPVSALPEHAKGAIGAKDPA; translated from the coding sequence TTGATTATTGGGATCTACCTGCTGGGGTTGGTTACCGGAGCGCTGCTGCTGATCTGGCAGCAGCGCCGACAGCGGCGGCGAGAGCAACGGCTAGTTGCTACCCTCAAGGCAACCGATTGGCCTACAGCCCTAGGACAAGTTGAGAAACTGGTGCAAACCCATCCCCAGCAGCAGCGGCAGCTGCGATCGCTCGGCACCAGCCGCGATACTTTAGAGCACATTTTGCAAAATGCCCCCATCGGCTACCTGCAAGTAGATGAAGAAAACCAGCTGGTGTGGTGCAACGCCCAGGCCAACCGTTTGCTCAAGATGAATCAGCCGCTGACGGGGCCAGTGCAGCGGCGGCGACTGCTGTTAGAAGTGGCCCGTTCTTACGAACTCGATGCACTGATCGAAGAAGCCCGAGAACAGCAGGCCTGCTGCCAGCAGGAGTGGATGCTTTACCAAATTTCTCCCGACCCGCTGCACCCTAAAGAAGAGCCGACCTATCCCCTGCGGGGCTATGCCATTCCCCTCGGCAACGGTGAGGTGGGGGTGTTTTTAGAGAATCGGCAGGAGGCGGCATTGCTGGTGCAGCAGCGCGATCGCTGGACGTCAGATGTCGCCCATGAGCTGAAAACTCCCCTGACTTCAATCCGTCTGGTGGCCGAAACCCTACAACCCCGAGTCGATGAAGCTCAACGGCGCTGGCTCGATCGCCTGGTCAATGAAACCATTCGCCTCAGCAACCTGGTCGAAGACCTGCTCAACCTCAGCCGCCTCCAGGGCGATCAATTTCAGGGCCTTAACCTCAAGCCCGTTGATTTACCCCAGATGGTGCAGCGAGCCTGGCTCAGCCTCGAACCCCTGGCCCAGGTTAAGCAGCTCGACCTAGCCTATGTCGGTCCGTCCCAGTGTTTAGTCAACCTCGACGAGCCCCTCTTCCACCGGGTACTGCTCAACCTGCTTGACAATGCCATCAAACACAGCCCTAGCGGTGCCACTATCTATGCCCGTCTAATCGTGCCTGCGATCGCCCTAACCCCTGACCTTGAGGCCGACAGCGAGGCCCCTGCCGGCCTTATCCTCGAGGTGATCGACATGGGGTCAGGCTTTAGCCCCAAAGATTTACCCTATATTTTCGATCGGTTTTACCGAGCCGATCCCTCCCGCACCCGCAACACAGCCAACACCGATCTCAGGCCCGTAGACCCTGGGTTAACGCCGACCCTAAGCCGGGGTTCTGGATTAGGACTCGCCATTGTTAGCCAAATTATCGAAGCTCATAACGGCACCATTACCGCCGCCAACCACCCCGACCTAGGCGGAGCCTGGCTACAGCTAGAGTTACCGGTATCGGCCCTGCCCGAACATGCCAAGGGCGCGATCGGCGCTAAAGATCCTGCCTAA
- a CDS encoding pseudouridine synthase encodes MSERLQKILSQYGVASRRQAEQLIEAGQVMVNGEVAHLGQRADPNCDRIEVNHRPIQAHHRPTQHYLLLHKPRGMVSTCADPEGRPTVLTALSPDLHTVGIHPVGRLDAYTTGALLLTNDGDFTFRLTHPRHDVSKTYRVRLEGQVTAATLKAWRQGIWLDHSPTRPARVEVISAGSTDTHLEVILQEGRNRQIRRVAQALGHRVLDLHRVAVGSVHLGNLDVGAYRALSSAEIEALLAESWVQSDSAACLPQSSVSHSPS; translated from the coding sequence ATGTCAGAACGGCTCCAAAAAATTCTTTCCCAGTATGGGGTTGCCTCTCGACGGCAGGCCGAGCAGCTGATTGAAGCTGGGCAAGTCATGGTCAATGGAGAGGTCGCCCACCTAGGCCAGCGGGCCGATCCTAACTGCGATCGCATTGAGGTCAACCACCGCCCCATCCAGGCGCATCATCGCCCGACCCAGCACTATCTGCTGCTGCACAAACCCCGAGGCATGGTCTCTACCTGTGCCGATCCCGAAGGCAGACCCACCGTGCTCACTGCCCTGTCCCCCGACCTCCATACCGTCGGCATCCACCCAGTGGGGCGGCTCGATGCCTACACGACCGGGGCACTATTGCTGACTAACGACGGTGACTTTACCTTTAGGCTCACCCACCCCCGTCATGACGTCTCTAAAACCTACCGAGTGCGGCTAGAGGGTCAGGTAACTGCAGCAACGTTAAAAGCGTGGCGTCAGGGTATTTGGCTCGACCACAGCCCCACTCGCCCGGCCCGCGTAGAGGTGATTTCTGCCGGCTCCACCGATACCCACCTGGAGGTCATTCTTCAGGAAGGGCGCAACCGCCAAATTCGTCGAGTCGCCCAGGCCCTGGGGCATCGAGTGCTAGACTTACACCGGGTTGCGGTGGGCTCAGTCCATCTAGGCAACCTGGATGTGGGGGCTTACAGGGCTTTATCATCTGCCGAAATTGAGGCATTATTAGCTGAGTCATGGGTTCAATCAGACTCCGCCGCTTGTCTGCCTCAGTCATCAGTTAGCCATTCGCCGTCTTGA
- a CDS encoding helix-turn-helix domain-containing protein produces MKTKELVDPNALYREQLVELGTLLQAARQQQGETLDAMATTTLIRPSLLAAMEQGDLDSLPEPVYIRGLIRRYGDALHLDGETLASQFFTPPRIQRRTWQESPAAQLRPLHLYGAYFVLLIAAISGLSYVLRQTAPEATMLPPLAPLSDSEIDTANSAASNNTAPETAEVNEPEAPIKVKMTLTSQSWLRITSDGKTEFEGILQPGDTRLWIADQALTIRAGNAGAVMVSYNDNQAEALGQPGMVREVTYSPGSAISLAW; encoded by the coding sequence ATGAAGACAAAAGAGTTGGTTGATCCTAACGCGCTCTACCGAGAGCAACTGGTAGAACTCGGTACCCTATTGCAGGCCGCGCGCCAGCAGCAGGGAGAAACCCTTGATGCCATGGCCACCACCACCCTAATTCGGCCCAGTCTATTGGCCGCGATGGAGCAGGGTGACCTCGACAGCCTACCCGAACCTGTCTATATTCGTGGGCTCATTCGCCGCTACGGCGATGCGCTTCACCTCGATGGTGAAACCCTAGCCAGCCAGTTTTTTACCCCACCGCGCATTCAGCGCCGCACCTGGCAAGAATCACCCGCCGCCCAGCTGCGGCCTCTACACCTCTATGGGGCCTATTTTGTGCTGCTGATTGCCGCCATTAGTGGTCTGTCCTATGTGCTGCGGCAAACTGCCCCCGAGGCCACCATGCTGCCGCCTCTGGCTCCCCTCAGCGATAGCGAAATCGACACGGCCAATTCTGCCGCTAGCAATAATACCGCACCCGAGACCGCTGAGGTCAACGAACCCGAGGCTCCGATCAAAGTCAAAATGACCCTCACCAGTCAGTCGTGGCTACGCATTACCTCAGATGGCAAAACCGAGTTTGAAGGAATTTTGCAGCCTGGCGATACTCGCCTTTGGATAGCCGACCAAGCGCTAACCATTCGGGCGGGCAATGCCGGTGCCGTTATGGTCAGCTACAACGACAACCAGGCTGAGGCTCTCGGCCAGCCCGGCATGGTACGCGAGGTAACCTATTCTCCCGGCTCAGCCATTAGCCTAGCCTGGTAG
- a CDS encoding prohibitin family protein, with translation MLSFLAIVALALVTSSFVIINPGQAGVLSILGKSQDGALLEGIHLKPPLVSNVDVYDVTVQKFEVPAQSSTKDLQDLSGRFAINFRLDPTEVVNIRRTQGTLENIVSKIVAPQTQESFKIAAARRTVEEAITQRSELKQDFDDALTMRLAKYGILVLDTSVVDLTFSTDFAKAVEDKQIAEQRARRAVYIAQEAEQEAQAEINRAKGRAEAQRLIAETLKAQGGQLVLQKEAIEAWKDGGAQVPKVLVMGEGGNIPFIFDLNQMEAEEVVSKSNTKP, from the coding sequence GTGCTCAGTTTTCTCGCCATCGTGGCCCTGGCCCTTGTGACCAGCAGTTTTGTGATCATTAACCCCGGCCAGGCCGGGGTGCTTAGCATTCTCGGCAAATCTCAGGATGGGGCGCTGCTGGAGGGCATTCACCTCAAGCCGCCCCTGGTATCTAACGTCGATGTATACGACGTGACCGTGCAAAAGTTTGAGGTGCCGGCCCAAAGCTCGACCAAAGACCTGCAAGACCTCTCGGGGCGCTTTGCTATTAACTTTCGCCTTGACCCCACTGAGGTCGTCAACATTCGCCGCACCCAGGGCACGCTAGAAAACATTGTGTCTAAAATTGTCGCGCCCCAAACCCAGGAGTCGTTTAAGATTGCTGCCGCCCGCCGCACGGTAGAAGAAGCCATTACCCAGCGTTCTGAGCTAAAGCAAGACTTTGACGATGCCCTCACCATGCGCCTAGCCAAGTACGGCATTTTAGTCCTTGACACCAGCGTGGTCGATTTGACCTTCTCGACCGATTTTGCCAAGGCCGTAGAAGACAAGCAAATTGCTGAGCAGCGCGCCCGCCGAGCGGTCTATATTGCCCAAGAGGCTGAGCAGGAGGCCCAGGCTGAGATCAACCGCGCTAAAGGCCGCGCCGAAGCCCAGCGGTTGATTGCCGAAACCCTCAAGGCCCAGGGTGGCCAGCTGGTGCTACAAAAAGAAGCGATCGAGGCTTGGAAAGATGGCGGTGCTCAGGTGCCCAAGGTGCTCGTTATGGGCGAGGGAGGCAATATCCCCTTTATTTTTGACCTAAACCAGATGGAGGCAGAGGAAGTGGTCTCTAAGTCTAATACCAAACCCTAA
- the purM gene encoding phosphoribosylformylglycinamidine cyclo-ligase, which translates to MDYRDAGVDVEAGRSFVQRIRTMVDSTRRPEVLGGFGGFSGLCELPTGYREPVLVSGTDGVGTKLKIAQITQRHSTVGIDLVAMCVNDILTSGAEPLFFLDYLAIGKLEPATLAAVVEGIVAGCHQAGCALLGGETAEMPGFYGPGEYDLAGFCVGVVEKSQILDGSQVQVGDRVIGLASSGVHSNGFSLVRKVVAEGQRPEGGSGYRWDESVPALGNLSLGELLLTPTRIYVDPVLKARREGLPIHGMAHITGGGLPENLPRCLGPGQSIHLTPNSWPVPTLFSWLAEAGQVPEMDLYNTFNMGLGFALIVPAAEVDSALSWLAEHQMAAYLVGEVVAGSGQVTGLTE; encoded by the coding sequence ATGGACTATCGGGACGCTGGTGTAGATGTAGAAGCGGGACGCAGCTTTGTGCAGCGCATTCGCACCATGGTAGACAGCACCCGGCGACCTGAAGTGCTGGGTGGCTTTGGTGGCTTTAGCGGTCTCTGTGAGCTGCCCACTGGCTACCGCGAGCCCGTGCTGGTGTCTGGTACCGACGGCGTAGGTACCAAACTCAAAATTGCTCAGATTACCCAGCGCCACAGCACCGTTGGCATCGACTTAGTCGCCATGTGTGTCAACGACATTCTCACCAGCGGGGCTGAACCGCTCTTTTTCCTTGACTACTTGGCCATAGGCAAGCTCGAACCGGCAACCCTGGCGGCAGTGGTAGAAGGCATTGTAGCGGGGTGCCACCAGGCGGGCTGTGCCTTGCTGGGGGGCGAAACCGCTGAGATGCCAGGGTTCTATGGCCCTGGTGAGTATGACCTGGCGGGGTTCTGCGTTGGTGTGGTCGAAAAGTCTCAGATTTTAGATGGCAGCCAGGTGCAGGTGGGCGATCGCGTCATTGGGCTAGCCAGCAGCGGCGTACACAGCAATGGCTTTAGCCTGGTGCGCAAAGTAGTCGCCGAAGGGCAGCGCCCTGAAGGCGGCTCCGGCTACCGTTGGGATGAATCGGTTCCGGCCCTGGGCAACCTGAGCCTAGGTGAACTGTTGCTCACCCCCACCCGCATCTACGTAGACCCTGTGCTTAAGGCCCGCCGAGAGGGACTGCCCATCCACGGTATGGCTCACATTACCGGCGGTGGTCTGCCAGAGAATCTGCCCCGCTGTCTAGGGCCAGGGCAGAGCATTCACCTCACCCCGAATAGCTGGCCGGTGCCCACCCTGTTTAGCTGGCTGGCTGAGGCGGGGCAAGTGCCCGAAATGGATCTGTACAACACCTTCAATATGGGCCTGGGCTTTGCGCTGATTGTGCCTGCCGCAGAGGTCGATTCGGCCTTGAGCTGGCTGGCTGAGCACCAGATGGCGGCCTATCTGGTCGGGGAGGTGGTAGCCGGATCGGGCCAGGTGACGGGGCTGACCGAGTAG